One stretch of Eupeodes corollae chromosome 2, idEupCoro1.1, whole genome shotgun sequence DNA includes these proteins:
- the LOC129945882 gene encoding replication factor C subunit 2 codes for MPAQMETSSTAEEIKRKHLPWIEKYRPSKFDEIVGNEDTVSRLSVFSTQGNAPNIIIAGPPGVGKTTTIQCLARILLGDSYKEAVLELNASNERGIDVVRNKIKMFAQQKVTLPKGRHKIIILDEADSMTEGAQQALRRTMEIYSNTTRFALACNTSEKIIEPIQSRCAMLRFSKLSDAQILAKLIEVCQKENLTYEEEGLEAIVFTAQGDMRQALNNLQSTANGFGTITGANVFKVCDEPHPMLIQDMLEHCVQNDIHKAYKILAKLWRLGYAAEDVIGNIFRVCKRMTFDEKLKLEFIREIGITHMKIVDGLNSLLQLTGLLAKLCAISEKS; via the exons atgccGGCACAAATGGAAACTTCTTCAACAgcagaagaaataaaacgaaaacatCTACCATG GATTGAAAAATATCGACCTTCAAAATTCGACGAAATTGTTGGCAATGAGGATACAGTCAGCCGACTTTCCGTGTTTTCTACTCAAGGAAATGCGCCAAACATAATCATCGCC ggTCCTCCGGGAGTGGGCAAGACGACGACAATTCAATGCCTTGCAAGAATTTTGCTGGGTGACAGTTATAAAGAAGCAGTCCTCGAATTGAACGCATCAAATGAAAGGGGTATCGACGTGGTTCGCAACAAAATTAAGATGTTCGCCCAACAGAAAGTTACCTTACCCAAAGGCAGACACAAAATCATTATACTCGACGAAGCAGACAGCATGACTGAGGGAGCCCAACAAGCTCTGAGGCGCACCATGGAAATTTACAGTAACACAACTCGTTTTGCCTTAGCATGCAATACCAGCGAAAAAATTATCGAGCCAATTCAATCTCGCTGTGCGATGTTGCGCTTTAGCAAACTATCTGATGCTCAGATTCTGGCAAAGCTTATTGAAGTTTGCCAAAAGGAAAACCTCACGTACGAGGAAGAAGGCTTAGAAGCTATTGTTTTTACTGCACAGGGTGACATGCGACAAGCTTTGAACAACTTGCAATCAACAGCTAATGGCTTTGGCACCATAACGGGCGCAAATGTTTTCAAGGTTTGTGATGAACCGCATCCAATGCTGATCCAGGACATGCTGGAACATTGTGTGCAAAATGACATCCATAAAGCATACAAAATCCTTGCAAAGCTCTGGAGGTTAGGTTACGCTGCTGAAGATGTCATTGGAAATATATTTCGTGTTTGCAAAAGAATGACCTTTGATGAGaaattaaaacttgaatttataCGTGAGATTGGAATAACACACATGAAAATCGTCGATGGATTGAATTCTTTGTTGCAACTTACCGGATTGTTGGCTAAGCTTTGTGCCATTTCTGAGAAAAGTTAA
- the LOC129944366 gene encoding acetyl-CoA acetyltransferase, cytosolic — translation MSLPEVYIVAAARTPIGSFNGTLSKLKASDLGSIVIGEVLKRSNTEATDVNEVIFGQTLTAGQGQNPARQASLKAGLPLDVAAYGINMLCGSGLKSVVLGYQSIRSGDSSIVVCGGQESMSKAPHVMHMRDGIKMGPGTFLDTMLNDGLTDAMFNIHMGVTAENLATQYGISRAEQDENAVRSQNTAQAAQENGYFDKEIAPVEIIDRKGTIVFDKDEYIKKDVKLESIAKLKPFFVENGTVTPANASGVNDSAAAVLLMSDVEIKKRALKPLAKIVAWSQTGCDPTVMGIGPVKAVQSVLAKAGWTKEEVDLYELNEAFSAQALAVLKCLEIDPSKVNINGGAIALGHPIAASGTRILVTLLYALERTGGKKGIASLCIGGGMGIAMAVERI, via the exons ATGAGTTTGCCCGAAGTATACATCGTTGCTGCCGCCCGCACTCCAATAG GTTCTTTCAATGGCACGCTTTCCAAGCTGAAAGCATCAGATTTGGGTAGCATTGTGATCGGAGAAGTTCTCAAAAGGTCCAACACCGAAGCTACCGATGTTAATGAAGTTATATTCGGACAG ACCCTTACTGCTGGACAAGGTCAAAATCCAGCCAGGCAGGCATCACTCAAGGCTGGTCTTCCTCTCGATGTGGCTGCCTATGGCATAAACATGCTCTGTGGTTCAGGCTTGAA GTCTGTTGTTCTGGGCTATCAATCGATACGGTCAGGTGATTCTTCTATTGTCGTATGTGGTGGACAAGAAAGTATGTCGAAGGCCCCCCATGTCATGCATATGCGCGACGGCATTAAAATGGGACCTGGAACATTTCTCGATACTATGTTGAATGATGGCCTAACCGATGCAATGTTCAACATTCACATGGGTGTAACGGCAGAAAACCTAGCCACTCAGTATGGCATTAGCCGAGCCGAACAAGATGAAAATGCAGTTCGTTCCCAGAACACAGCACAGGCTGCACAAGAAAATGGTTATTTTGATAAGGAAATTGCACCTGTGGAAATTATTGATCGCAAAGGCACCATTGTATTTGATAAAGATGAATACATTAAGAAGGACGTAAAACTTGAGTCTATTGCAAAATtgaaaccattttttgtcgAA AATGGAACTGTAACACCAGCAAATGCATCTGGAGTCAATGATTCAGCTGCTGCTGTTCTTCTTATGTCCGATGTGGAAATCAAGAAACGTGCCCTAAAACCCCTTGCGAAAATTGTTGCTTGGTCACAGACTGGTTGTGATCCTACAGTGATGGGCATTGGACCCGTGAAAGCAGTTCAATCAGTT TTGGCTAAAGCTGGATGGACCAAGGAGGAAGTTGATCTGTACGAATTGAATGAAGCATTCTCCGCTCAAGCCTTAGCCGTTCTCAAGTGCCTCGAAATTGACCCCAGTAAAGTAAATATAAACGGTGGAGCCATAGCATTGGGTCATCCAATTGCTGCCTCAGGTACTCGAATTCTTGTCACCCTACTGTATGCCCTAGAACGAACTGGAGGAAAGAAGGGTATCGCCAGTTTGTGTATTGGAGGAGGCATGGGCATTGCCATGGCTGTCGAacgtatttaa
- the LOC129944365 gene encoding 5'-nucleotidase domain-containing protein 1: MRPHSKSFSFNDYDVIGFDLDGTILRYNLDEMVPLEYELLCQFLVEHKGYSKNLSRLLDKPDDIDFLQKGLFLDAERGNLLKLDNNGCILRANHGTRAMTDSEIVAVYGEERKWSVTTQFINEPLCAWNGPLAEKLRSLLDYFDISVSLVFANAIDEVDACKKSDHINEKASYNVWADILEGLIHIYTRENFSNGKSGYFEKLKSDPDRFLLKTSPVVIDWLRELKASNKKLFLLTGSHIDFANFTASYALGDNWRDLFDVVICFARKPGFFHGSREFHQIEGFQETDPIALDGELHLNKVYSMGNWKQLQKFFAQSIDIDVSKINSLYVGDNLIQDVYAPEALAGMDSVAISEEMLSESVTDSSNNFKNITASRYWNSYFYHDGMPTLWTHIITKHSKMCVPTLEHAATKPIDYKFMMSNEFGFYPSPPVVE; encoded by the coding sequence ATGCGTCCTCATTCGAAATCATTTTCTTTCAACGACTACGATGTCATCGGATTTGACCTGGATGGAACTATATTGAGATACAATCTGGACGAAATGGTTCCCCTGGAATATGAACTTCTCTGTCAATTCCTAGTTGAGCACAAGGGATATTCAAAAAACCTGTCGCGACTCCTAGACAAACCGGATGATATAGATTTTCTGCAAAAGGGTCTATTTCTCGACGCAGAACGTGGAAATCTTCTGAAGTTGGACAATAATGGATGTATCCTCAGAGCTAATCACGGAACGAGGGCTATGACTGATTCAGAAATTGTGGCTGTTTATGGTGAGGAAAGGAAGTGGTCTGTGACAACACAGTTTATAAATGAACCCTTATGCGCATGGAATGGTCCGTTGGCGGAAAAATTGCGCTCTTTACTAGACTATTTTGATATTAGCGTTAGTTTGGTTTTCGCAAATGCTATTGATGAGGTAGACGCCTGTAAAAAGTCAGACCACATAAACGAGAAGGCTTCTTATAATGTGTGGGCTGATATTCTAGAAGGCCTAATACATATTTACACGAGGGAGAATTTTAGCAACGGAAAGAgcggttattttgaaaaactgaaaagcgATCCAGATCGGTTTCTACTTAAAACAAGCCCAGTTGTGATCGACTGGCTCCGAGAACTAAAAGCTTCGAACAAAAAACTGTTTCTTTTAACTGGTTCGCATATAGATTTTGCTAATTTCACAGCCTCGTATGCGCTCGGCGACAATTGGAGAGATTTATTTGATGTTGTGATATGTTTTGCCAGAAAACCCGGTTTTTTCCATGGTTCGAGAGAGTTTCACCAAATAGAAGGCTTCCAAGAAACTGACCCGATAGCCTTAGACGGGGAGTTGCATTTGAATAAAGTGTATTCCATGGGAAACTGGAAACAGTTGCAGAAGTTTTTTGCACAAAGTATTGACATTGATGTGAGTAAGATTAATTCGTTGTACGTCGGAGACAACCTTATTCAAGATGTATACGCACCTGAAGCCCTGGCTGGCATGGATAGCGTTGCTATATCTGAAGAAATGCTCTCCGAGTCGGTCACGGATTCgtcaaacaatttcaaaaacataactgCCTCGCGTTATTGGAATTCGTATTTCTATCACGACGGAATGCCAACACTATGGACGCATATAATAACCAAGCACTCGAAGATGTGTGTTCCAACGTTGGAACATGCAGCTACGAAGCCAATTGACTACAAATTTATGATGAGCAATGAATTTGGCTTTTATCCATCGCCACCGGTCgtagaataa